Proteins from a single region of Desulfobacter postgatei 2ac9:
- a CDS encoding 30S ribosomal protein bS22, translating to MIFLGSVIKKRRKKMRKHKHRKLLAKTRHQRKKK from the coding sequence GTGATTTTTTTGGGTAGCGTTATAAAAAAGAGAAGAAAAAAAATGCGCAAGCATAAACATAGAAAGCTCCTTGCCAAAACCAGACATCAAAGAAAGAAAAAATAG
- the hflC gene encoding protease modulator HflC has product MEDANSNMGRVNAVFFAIAVIAALVLYNSAYVIDETEQVVITQFGRIIGDAKKTPGLKFKVPFIQKVNYFPKNLLEWDGDPGQIPTKDKTYIWVDTFARWRISDPVVYFQTVKDEFSALKRLDDIIDPAMRDLISAYPLVESVRNTDRPMDTFDAIRGLEAKEGEDTPKRMVRYRVDLGRAEIARQIEKQAREKLADFGIQIVDVKIKRINYIDSVRGSVYDRMIAERNQIAEKFRAEGQGEASNIRGEKEKELQVIKSQAYKQAQEIKGKADAQATRIYSAAYGQDPEFYAFVKTMELYTKTLDKDSTVILSTDSELMKYFKKSSD; this is encoded by the coding sequence ATGGAAGATGCAAATAGTAATATGGGAAGGGTGAATGCCGTTTTTTTCGCGATTGCAGTCATTGCGGCTTTGGTTTTGTATAATTCTGCCTATGTGATAGATGAAACCGAACAAGTGGTTATTACCCAGTTCGGGCGTATTATAGGTGATGCGAAGAAAACACCGGGATTAAAGTTTAAAGTTCCATTTATCCAGAAGGTGAATTATTTCCCTAAAAATTTGCTTGAATGGGACGGAGATCCGGGACAGATTCCCACAAAGGATAAAACTTATATCTGGGTGGATACTTTTGCCCGATGGCGGATCAGTGATCCTGTTGTCTATTTCCAGACGGTGAAGGATGAATTTTCTGCACTGAAGAGGCTGGATGATATTATTGACCCGGCCATGCGCGATTTGATTTCCGCATACCCGCTTGTGGAGAGTGTAAGAAACACAGACCGCCCCATGGATACGTTTGATGCCATCCGGGGTCTGGAAGCCAAGGAGGGTGAAGATACCCCTAAACGGATGGTTCGTTATCGTGTGGATTTGGGTCGGGCTGAAATTGCCCGCCAAATAGAAAAACAGGCCCGGGAAAAATTAGCGGATTTCGGAATTCAGATCGTGGATGTTAAGATTAAGCGAATTAATTATATCGACAGTGTTCGAGGTTCTGTATATGACCGGATGATTGCCGAAAGAAATCAGATTGCAGAAAAATTCAGGGCAGAGGGGCAAGGAGAGGCCAGCAATATTCGAGGAGAGAAAGAAAAGGAGTTGCAGGTAATTAAATCCCAGGCGTATAAACAGGCCCAGGAAATAAAGGGAAAGGCCGATGCCCAGGCCACTCGGATCTATTCTGCCGCCTATGGTCAGGATCCCGAATTCTATGCGTTTGTGAAAACCATGGAGCTGTACACAAAGACGCTTGATAAGGATAGCACTGTTATATTGTCAACGGATTCCGAGTTGATGAAATATTTTAAGAAAAGCTCAGATTAA
- a CDS encoding FmdB family zinc ribbon protein produces the protein MPVYEYQCSRCGHLKEVFQKISESPLEVCPRCNGKLKKIISQSTFHLKGSGWYVTDYGGANSGSKPKEQSSAKSEKPASKSDSK, from the coding sequence ATGCCGGTTTACGAGTACCAATGTAGCAGGTGTGGACATTTAAAAGAGGTTTTTCAAAAAATTTCGGAGTCCCCCCTGGAAGTTTGTCCCAGGTGCAATGGTAAACTAAAAAAGATTATTTCCCAAAGCACCTTTCATCTTAAAGGATCCGGATGGTATGTAACAGATTACGGCGGAGCCAATTCAGGTTCCAAGCCTAAAGAACAATCATCAGCAAAATCAGAAAAGCCAGCTTCCAAATCAGATTCCAAGTAG